In a genomic window of Gloeocapsopsis dulcis:
- a CDS encoding response regulator transcription factor, producing the protein MFTLEPAKCPPRAEIGQMSRILVVEDEELIREMLVLALEAEGYAIATAADGRTALSLLQSSEATQGEVPFDLLILDLMLPQINGLDVCRLLRHQGNQMPILILSAKGSETDRVLGLEVGADDYISKPFSMRELVARCRALLRRQRFNSLPQLPLLQFKDVTLYSQECRVTVRGEEVNLSPKEFRLLELFITYPRRVWSREQLLDQVWGADFVGDSKTVDVHIRWLREKLEKDPSHPEYIITVRGFGYRFG; encoded by the coding sequence ATGTTTACTCTTGAACCAGCCAAGTGTCCTCCGAGGGCAGAAATTGGACAAATGAGCCGCATCTTAGTTGTAGAGGACGAAGAGTTGATCCGCGAAATGCTTGTTCTCGCGCTAGAGGCTGAAGGTTATGCGATCGCAACTGCTGCAGATGGCAGAACGGCGTTATCTTTGCTGCAGAGTAGCGAAGCGACTCAAGGTGAAGTACCTTTTGACCTGTTGATTTTAGACTTAATGCTACCGCAAATTAATGGTTTAGATGTATGCCGCTTACTGCGTCATCAAGGAAACCAAATGCCTATCCTTATTCTTAGTGCAAAAGGTAGCGAAACAGATCGCGTATTAGGTTTAGAAGTTGGAGCCGACGACTATATTAGTAAGCCCTTTAGTATGCGGGAACTCGTTGCTCGTTGTCGGGCTTTGTTGCGTCGCCAGCGCTTCAACAGCCTACCTCAACTCCCGCTACTTCAGTTCAAAGATGTCACCCTCTATTCTCAAGAGTGTCGCGTTACTGTCCGTGGTGAAGAAGTCAATCTTTCACCCAAAGAGTTTCGTTTACTCGAACTATTTATCACATATCCCCGCCGAGTTTGGTCGCGCGAGCAATTACTCGATCAAGTTTGGGGTGCAGATTTTGTCGGAGATAGCAAAACCGTTGATGTTCATATCCGTTGGTTACGGGAAAAATTAGAAAAAGACCCCAGCCATCCTGAATACATCATCACTGTGCGCGGCTTCGGCTATCGCTTTGGCTAG
- a CDS encoding iron uptake porin, with amino-acid sequence MTKFFWNALRLSPVILGATLLLGNRVQAAETPVDVVVPTTTTDQAAVPAPQIAASQTPTLVSQVPSNSLAQVTSVSQLSDVQPTDWAFQALQSLVERYGCIAGYPDGTYRGNRALTRYEFAAGLNACLDRVNELIATATADQVTREDLATLQRLQEEFAAEVATLRGRVDALEAQTAELEANQFSTTTVLNGEVIFAISDVFADTAVEGADLEYNTVLGARARLNFDTSFGGRDLLRTRLQAANLDNNSGETGTAMTRLGFDTNTNNDVVIDDFFYRFPVGDAALVQLNFSNLGLDNSLYSFNPALESAGRGAISRYGRFSPIYRTGSGAGLAVSLNPEGPLTISGVFAAPNAADPGAGGVGLFKGAYTALGQIGFRVSDAFTIGATYARSYQNTASGIDLFGSTGSANANAPFGENVATEANHYGAQASLQLGRSLNLSGWVGYSTADALVGPAADADMFYWAATLALQDFGREGSQLGIIFGQPPKVTDSALVEDPDTSYHLEGLYRLQLNQNIAITPGVLVIFNPEHNNANDTIYVGTLRTTFSF; translated from the coding sequence ATGACGAAATTTTTCTGGAATGCTTTGAGGCTCAGTCCAGTCATTTTAGGAGCAACCTTGCTGCTAGGCAATCGCGTTCAAGCTGCTGAAACTCCAGTAGATGTCGTTGTTCCGACGACAACCACTGACCAAGCTGCAGTACCAGCGCCCCAAATTGCTGCCAGCCAAACTCCAACCTTAGTTAGTCAAGTTCCTTCCAATTCCCTAGCTCAGGTAACATCAGTATCGCAGTTATCTGATGTCCAGCCTACAGATTGGGCATTTCAAGCTTTACAATCATTAGTTGAGCGCTACGGTTGTATTGCTGGTTATCCTGATGGCACCTATCGCGGTAATCGTGCTTTGACCCGCTATGAATTTGCAGCTGGTTTGAATGCGTGTTTAGACCGTGTCAACGAGCTAATTGCAACAGCGACAGCAGATCAAGTTACCAGAGAAGACTTAGCTACCCTACAACGTTTACAAGAAGAATTCGCAGCAGAAGTTGCCACACTACGCGGTCGAGTTGATGCGCTAGAAGCGCAAACTGCAGAACTCGAAGCAAATCAGTTCTCGACAACAACAGTACTCAACGGGGAAGTGATTTTTGCAATATCTGATGTTTTTGCTGACACAGCCGTAGAGGGAGCAGACCTAGAGTACAACACCGTTCTTGGGGCACGGGCGCGATTAAACTTTGACACCAGCTTTGGTGGTAGAGATCTTTTGAGAACTCGTCTACAAGCTGCAAACCTAGACAATAACAGCGGTGAAACGGGTACTGCAATGACCCGCTTAGGCTTTGACACCAACACTAATAACGATGTTGTCATTGATGATTTCTTCTATCGTTTCCCAGTTGGTGATGCCGCTTTAGTTCAATTGAACTTTAGTAATCTCGGATTAGATAACTCGCTATATAGCTTCAACCCAGCTCTTGAAAGCGCTGGTCGTGGTGCGATTTCTCGTTATGGTCGATTTAGCCCTATCTACCGCACAGGTAGCGGTGCTGGATTGGCAGTAAGCCTTAATCCTGAAGGTCCTCTGACCATTTCTGGAGTTTTCGCCGCACCTAATGCTGCAGACCCTGGCGCAGGTGGTGTTGGACTCTTCAAGGGTGCTTACACTGCTTTAGGTCAAATTGGTTTCCGCGTCAGTGATGCATTTACAATCGGTGCTACCTACGCTCGTTCTTATCAAAACACTGCAAGTGGAATTGATCTGTTTGGTTCTACAGGAAGTGCTAATGCGAATGCACCTTTTGGGGAGAATGTTGCTACAGAAGCAAACCATTATGGAGCGCAAGCTAGCTTACAACTAGGTCGGTCATTGAACCTCTCAGGTTGGGTGGGCTATAGCACTGCGGATGCTTTAGTAGGTCCTGCAGCCGATGCAGATATGTTCTACTGGGCTGCTACATTAGCATTACAAGACTTTGGTAGAGAAGGTAGTCAGTTAGGTATCATTTTTGGTCAGCCACCTAAGGTTACAGACAGTGCCCTTGTTGAAGACCCAGATACTTCCTACCACCTGGAAGGACTCTATCGTCTACAACTTAACCAGAACATTGCTATTACTCCAGGCGTGTTAGTAATCTTTAATCCAGAACACAACAACGCTAATGACACAATTTATGTAGGAACACTTCGTACTACCTTCTCCTTCTAA
- a CDS encoding iron uptake porin, with product MTKFFWNALRLSPVILGATLLLGNRVQAAETPVDVVVPTTTTDQAAVPAPQIAASQTPTLVSQVPSNSLAQVTSVSQLSDVQPTDWAFQALQSLVERYGCIAGYPDGTYRGNRALTRYEFAAGLNACLDRVNELIATATADQVTREDLATLQRLQEEFAAEVATLRGRVDALEAQTAELEANQFSTTTVLNGEVIFAISDVFADTAVGGEDLEYNTVLGARARLNFDTSFTGRDRLRTRLQAANLDNNSGETGTLMTRLGFDTNTGNDVVIDDFYYRFPIGDAVLVQVDFANVEFNDNVFTFNQAFESSGRGAISRYGRFSPIYRQAEGGAGLTVTLNPEGPLTLSGGFLAPNSEDPGAGVGLFNGAYGALGQLSFRVSDAFSIGATYARTYQNTESGINLFGSTGSANANAPFGEIATEANHYGAQASLQLGTALNLSGWVGYSTADALAGPNAGADANMFYWAAALALRDFGREGSQLGIIFGQPPRVTDSDLVEDPDTSYHLEGLYRLQLNDNVAITPGVLVIFNPEHNNANDTIYVGTLRTTFSF from the coding sequence ATGACGAAATTTTTCTGGAATGCTTTGAGGCTCAGTCCAGTCATTTTAGGAGCAACCTTGCTGCTAGGCAATCGCGTTCAAGCTGCTGAAACTCCAGTAGATGTCGTTGTTCCGACGACAACCACTGACCAAGCTGCAGTACCAGCGCCCCAAATTGCTGCCAGCCAAACTCCAACCTTAGTTAGTCAAGTTCCTTCCAATTCCCTAGCTCAGGTAACATCAGTATCGCAGTTATCTGATGTCCAGCCTACAGACTGGGCATTTCAAGCTTTACAATCATTAGTTGAGCGCTACGGTTGTATTGCTGGTTATCCTGATGGCACCTATCGCGGTAATCGTGCTTTGACCCGCTATGAATTTGCAGCTGGTTTGAATGCGTGTTTAGACCGCGTCAACGAGCTAATTGCAACAGCAACAGCAGATCAAGTTACACGAGAAGACTTAGCTACCCTACAACGTTTACAAGAAGAATTCGCAGCAGAAGTTGCCACACTACGCGGTCGGGTTGATGCGCTAGAAGCACAAACTGCAGAACTCGAAGCAAATCAGTTCTCGACAACAACAGTACTCAACGGGGAAGTGATTTTTGCAATATCTGACGTTTTTGCCGACACAGCAGTTGGTGGAGAAGACCTAGAGTACAACACCGTTCTTGGGGCACGGGCGCGATTGAACTTTGACACCAGCTTCACAGGTAGGGATCGCTTGAGAACTCGTCTACAAGCTGCAAACCTAGACAATAACAGTGGTGAAACGGGTACGCTGATGACCCGCTTAGGTTTTGACACCAACACTGGTAACGATGTTGTCATTGATGACTTCTACTACCGTTTCCCAATTGGTGACGCAGTTTTAGTCCAAGTTGACTTCGCGAATGTTGAATTTAACGATAACGTCTTCACCTTCAACCAAGCGTTTGAAAGCAGCGGTCGTGGTGCAATTTCTCGTTATGGTCGATTCAGCCCTATCTACCGTCAAGCTGAAGGTGGTGCTGGCTTAACAGTAACGCTTAACCCAGAAGGTCCATTGACTCTATCTGGAGGCTTTCTCGCACCTAATTCAGAGGATCCTGGAGCAGGTGTGGGACTCTTTAATGGTGCTTACGGCGCATTGGGTCAACTTTCCTTCCGCGTTAGCGATGCTTTCAGTATCGGTGCTACCTATGCACGTACTTATCAAAATACAGAAAGCGGTATCAATCTGTTCGGTTCTACAGGTAGCGCTAATGCTAACGCACCTTTTGGTGAGATTGCTACAGAAGCTAACCATTATGGAGCGCAAGCTAGCTTACAACTCGGTACTGCCTTAAACCTCTCAGGTTGGGTTGGTTATTCAACGGCTGATGCTTTAGCTGGTCCTAATGCAGGTGCTGATGCAAATATGTTCTACTGGGCTGCTGCACTAGCATTACGAGACTTCGGTAGAGAAGGTAGTCAGTTAGGTATCATTTTTGGTCAGCCACCTAGAGTCACAGACAGCGATCTTGTTGAAGACCCAGATACTTCCTACCACCTGGAAGGACTCTATCGTCTACAGCTTAACGATAACGTTGCTATCACTCCAGGCGTGTTAGTGATCTTTAATCCAGAGCATAACAACGCTAACGACACAATTTATGTAGGAACCCTTCGTACTACCTTCTCCTTCTAA
- a CDS encoding Crp/Fnr family transcriptional regulator — protein sequence MTISAPNPPLPSPLQRIFSRKEFIPPRQDLLWKIERGAVRTFTWSEQGTLITLGYWGADDVVGYPLSRVNPYQIECLTSVEMSLLPTGLWHQAVDAMLLHIQQSEELLSIVHRKPVSMRLWHFLIWLSEKFGREVEQGRLIDLAITHQEMAEVINTTRVSVTRLLQQFEEEGMLIRHQRRLILCLVK from the coding sequence ATGACTATCTCCGCTCCAAACCCACCACTTCCCTCTCCACTCCAGCGGATATTTAGCCGCAAAGAATTTATTCCACCCCGCCAAGACCTTTTGTGGAAAATAGAACGTGGAGCCGTACGTACCTTCACTTGGAGCGAACAAGGCACACTAATCACATTAGGATACTGGGGCGCAGATGATGTTGTCGGCTACCCCTTGTCTCGGGTAAATCCATACCAAATAGAGTGCCTAACAAGTGTAGAGATGAGTCTTTTACCTACAGGCTTATGGCATCAAGCAGTAGATGCTATGTTACTTCACATTCAGCAATCTGAGGAGCTTCTCAGTATAGTTCACCGTAAACCAGTTTCTATGAGACTGTGGCACTTTTTAATCTGGCTCTCTGAGAAATTTGGTCGGGAAGTAGAACAAGGTCGTTTAATCGATTTAGCTATTACTCACCAAGAGATGGCAGAAGTCATTAATACAACAAGAGTTTCAGTAACTCGATTGTTGCAACAATTTGAAGAAGAAGGAATGTTAATTCGCCATCAGAGACGGTTAATTTTGTGTTTAGTTAAATAG
- the phoU gene encoding phosphate signaling complex protein PhoU — MGALVENSFRLSHQALFARNLEVAKELPLLDKQIDRFYKQIEIECAALLTSESPVAQDLRLLSAFMQLVRDLERIGDYAEDLAEIAIKLFPYPPHRCVPQIEEMSHHAQAMLATSLVALADLDADAGKAVKRLDDFVDDAYQVLYQTLATERDIKGVVEPILLLALVIRHIERMADHATNIGQRVAYIVTGHRS, encoded by the coding sequence ATGGGAGCTTTAGTTGAAAATTCCTTTAGGCTCAGTCATCAGGCATTGTTTGCACGTAACCTAGAAGTAGCTAAAGAACTACCTCTACTCGATAAACAAATTGATCGCTTCTATAAGCAAATCGAGATAGAGTGTGCTGCTTTACTCACCTCAGAATCACCAGTAGCACAAGATCTGCGTTTGTTGAGCGCGTTTATGCAACTCGTCCGCGACTTAGAACGCATTGGTGATTATGCAGAGGATTTAGCCGAAATCGCCATCAAACTTTTTCCCTATCCGCCTCATCGCTGTGTTCCTCAAATCGAGGAAATGTCCCATCATGCTCAAGCAATGTTAGCAACCAGTTTAGTTGCACTAGCTGATCTTGATGCTGATGCCGGAAAAGCAGTCAAACGTCTCGATGACTTTGTAGACGATGCCTACCAAGTACTTTACCAAACTTTGGCAACAGAGCGCGACATTAAAGGCGTAGTAGAACCGATTCTCCTCTTAGCACTTGTTATCCGTCATATAGAACGGATGGCAGATCATGCAACTAATATTGGTCAACGAGTAGCATACATCGTAACAGGACACAGATCCTAA
- a CDS encoding sensor histidine kinase — protein MALLEFFLGLAIGLGIWFWQYTQFQKRLQQVLRRLPAEATEISLPSINLLQRAIVKQKEYSAQLQAKIDLCEYLLEVAPVGYLQVDEENQLLCCNPQAQQLLNIQRWKIGQTRLLLELVRSYELDHLIEQTRDRQQPQAIEWVFHPTFTNAVSLGEAQSRTLQAYSYPLPQGKVGVFIENRQPLVELAQTRDRTLSDLAHELKTPLTSIRLIAETLEQQLEPPLQRWAERILPEIDRLIKLVQEWLELNQLETNSKLNRQSVELRSLISTVWETLEPLAQNKKIQLSYSGLEAVWLQADESRLYRLFLNLLDNSIKYSLPESTIDVKLSLIAANQVQIDIIDSGSGFPNIDLPYVFDRLYRGDPARTRQPPTHPSCSVSAGCGLGLAIARQIVLAHGGTIKAMNYPQTGGAWLQVLLPEVLANSQN, from the coding sequence ATGGCGTTGTTGGAATTCTTTTTAGGGCTAGCAATAGGACTTGGAATTTGGTTTTGGCAATATACCCAATTCCAAAAAAGGTTGCAGCAAGTATTACGTAGGCTTCCTGCTGAAGCTACAGAAATTTCGTTACCTTCTATCAATCTATTACAGCGGGCAATTGTCAAGCAAAAAGAATATAGCGCTCAGCTACAAGCAAAAATTGACTTGTGTGAATACCTCTTAGAAGTTGCACCCGTAGGTTATTTACAAGTAGATGAAGAAAATCAATTGTTATGTTGTAACCCCCAAGCACAGCAACTATTAAATATACAAAGATGGAAAATAGGACAAACTAGGCTACTTTTAGAACTTGTGCGCTCTTATGAACTGGATCATCTCATTGAGCAAACACGCGATCGCCAACAACCACAAGCAATAGAATGGGTGTTTCATCCAACTTTCACAAATGCTGTTTCCCTCGGAGAGGCTCAATCGCGTACCTTGCAAGCTTACAGTTATCCTTTACCACAAGGAAAAGTTGGTGTATTTATTGAAAATCGGCAACCTTTGGTAGAACTAGCACAAACCCGCGATCGCACGCTTTCTGATTTAGCACACGAATTAAAAACACCACTGACTTCAATTCGTCTCATTGCTGAAACTTTGGAGCAACAATTAGAACCGCCACTCCAACGCTGGGCTGAACGTATTCTTCCGGAAATTGATCGCCTAATTAAATTAGTTCAAGAGTGGTTAGAACTCAATCAACTCGAAACAAATAGTAAATTAAATCGCCAAAGCGTAGAACTGCGATCGCTCATCAGTACTGTATGGGAAACCCTCGAACCTTTAGCCCAAAACAAAAAGATACAATTGAGCTATTCTGGACTCGAAGCCGTATGGCTCCAAGCTGATGAATCGCGTCTTTATCGCCTGTTCCTAAATTTATTGGATAACAGCATTAAGTATAGTCTTCCTGAAAGCACAATTGATGTCAAACTCAGTTTAATCGCAGCAAATCAAGTACAAATTGATATTATTGATTCTGGTTCAGGTTTTCCTAACATTGATTTACCCTATGTGTTTGATCGACTTTACCGAGGAGATCCCGCACGCACGCGACAACCTCCAACTCATCCCAGTTGTTCTGTAAGTGCAGGTTGTGGTTTGGGTTTAGCGATCGCCCGACAGATTGTTTTAGCTCATGGCGGTACAATAAAAGCAATGAATTATCCCCAAACAGGTGGCGCTTGGTTACAAGTTCTGCTACCAGAGGTATTAGCGAATTCTCAAAATTAG